A window of the Halichoerus grypus chromosome 2, mHalGry1.hap1.1, whole genome shotgun sequence genome harbors these coding sequences:
- the OVCA2 gene encoding esterase OVCA2, which produces MGTPARSEARLRGGAGIWFRPSNIRFPLGERLLPVPGALPRKMAAQQPLRVLALAGFRQSERGFREKTGALRKALRGRAELVCLSGPHLVADAAGPEGAGPDSEPCLPEEQPRGWWFSEQEADVFNALSQPTVCRGLEEALGTVAEALKKLGPFDGLLGFSQGAALAALVCALGQAGDPRFPLPRFIILVSGFCPRGLGLKEPIVQGPLLLPSLHVFGDTDCVIPSQESMQLASRFIGAITLVHSGGHFIPAAAAQRQAYLKFLDQFAE; this is translated from the exons ATGGGAACACCCGCTCGCTCTGAGGCCCGCCTTCGGGGTGGTGCCGGCATTTGGTTCCGCCCCTCGAATATTCGATTTCCGCTCGGGGAAAGGCTGCTTCCGGTCCCTGGCGCGTTGCCCCGCAAGATGGCGGCGCAGCAACCCCTGCGGGTGTTAGCCCTGGCCGGCTTCCGGCAGAGCGAGCGGGGCTTCCGCGAGAAGACGGGCGCGCTGAGGAAGGCGCTGCGGGGCCGCGCCGAGCTCGTGTGCCTCAGCGGCCCGCACCTGGTCGCGGATGCCGCGGGCCCCGAGGGCGCCGGGCCGGACTCCG AGCCCTGCCTTCCGGAGGAGCAGCCCCGAGGCTGGTGGTTTTCAGAACAGGAGGCAGACGTTTTCAACGCCCTGAGCCAGCCCACAGTGTGCAGAGGTCTGGAGGAAGCCTTGGGAACTGTGGCAGAGGCACTGAAGAAACTGGGGCCTTTTGATGGGCTCCTTGGTTTCAGCCAGGGGGCCGCGCTAGCAGCCCTTGTGTGTGCCCTTGGCCAAGCCGGCGATCCCCGCTTCCCCTTGCCAAGGTTTATCATCCTGGTATCTGGTTTCTGTCCTCGGGGCCTTGGACTCAAGGAACCCATCGTGCAGGGCCCCTTGTTACTGCCTTCACTCCATGTTTTCGGGGACACtgactgcgtcatcccctctcAGGAAAGTATGCAACTGGCTAGCCGATTCATTGGGGCCATCACCCTCGTGCACTCTGGTGGCCACTTCATTCCAGCAGCTGCGGCCCAGCGCCAGGCCTACCTCAAGTTCTTGGACCAGTTTGCAGAGTGA